AAAGTGGGCAGGAAGGGATCCCAGGCTTCACGCGGCCCAAATCCGGCCAAATAGACCAGATGGCCGGGCAGGTAAATCAATTCCATCCGCCCCACATGGTAACTATCTCCCAATGGCCGGGCGATATCCAGGATCATAGCCGGGTTCTTTGCCACCCGCACTTCAGCGCTGTTATAAATTTCATAATCCGTATACGGCAGGAAGCGGGTCAGATAGTCTTCCAGCAGGAGCTGGGCGGCAGCGTTCATCTCTTCTTCGTTCTCACCGGGCAAGGTCGCAGCGATCATCACAATGGTGACCTCCGGTCCGCCCTCCGGCGGTGTCAGCCAGACCACATCAGGTGACTCAGCATCCACTTCGGTCTGCCAGCCCTCCGGGATCGGGATGGTAAAGATTCCGCTTGGGTGGGTATAGGTCTCTGCAGTCAATGGCAGCGCTTCACTTGCTGAAGATTGGCAGGCGGAGAGGATGAACAGGAAAATCAGGCCTATCAAGGCCCATAATTTTTCTCTCCGGTTTGATTTCGCCTCATCCGATAAGATACTCATGGTTACTTTCTTATCCAATTGACCATTCACTTTTCGCCACTCACCGTTCCACCCAGTATAATTGACCTGATTATAACGAGAGGTCCCGCAAACAGCAATGAAAATTGACCAGATCATCCGCAGCAACCGCCGCTCCATCAGCCTGGAAATTCATCCCGACGGCAAACTGGTGGTGCGCGCCCCGAAAATTGCGACCAACGCCCAGATCCAGGCACTGGTGAACCGCAAAGCAGACTGGATCGCCAAGAACCAGGCTAAAGCCACCAGCCGTTATGGTGACCTAAAGCCCAAGACCTTCTCCGCCGGTGAAACCTTCTGGTATCTCGGTGAGCAATACCCCCTGCAGTTCACCAACAGGCAAAGACCACCCCTTGAGCTTGACGGCGCGTTCATGCTCGCCCGCACGGCCCAGGAAAGGGCCAAAGAGGTCTTCATTGCCTGGTATCGGGAAGAAACCCGCCAGATCACAAGCCACTTCATTGATACCTATTCAAAGCAGTATGGTTTCAAGGTTAAAGGCGTCAGGATCACCAGTGCAAAAACCCGCTGGGGCAGCTGCTCCGCTAACCACACCCTGAACTTCACTTACCGGCTCAGCATGGCGCCCATCGAAGTGGTCGAATATGTTGTGGTGCATGAATTAGCCCATCTCAAGGTTCGCAATCACAGCAAAGATTTCTGGAATCTGGTTGGGCAGCTCAAGCCGGATTACAAAACCAACCGACGTTGGTTGAAAGAAAACGGTGTCCGGCTGACCCTGGAATGACGGCCAGCGTTAACCCGCTCCTAACCCCCTGAAAACAATCCCGGCCACCATTTTTGTTAAAATGAAAGAGATCAAGCACCTTTGAAAGTCCATTATCGGTAACCTCCGGAGGTTTTTTATGACAGCAGACTCCCCCACCAAAGTACTCTTCCTCTGCACCGGCAATTCCTGCCGGAGCCAGATGGCCGAAGCCTGGCTGCGTGAACTGGGCGGCGACGACTTCACAGTCTACAGCGCTGGTCTGGAACCCCACGGCGTAAACCCCAACACGATCATCGTGATGGAAGAACTGGGGATTGATATGAACAGTCACCGCTCCAAACAATTGGATGAATATATCGGTCAGGTGGATTTTGACTATCTGATCACCGTCTGCGGGAATGCAGATGAGCGCTGCCCCTACTTCCCCGGCATGGGCATTCGAATGCACTGGCCCTTCCAGGATCCCGCGGTCTTTGAAGGTCCCGAAGATGAGAAACTCGATTTCTTCCGCAAAGTGCGGGATCAAATCAAAGGTAAAATCCAGAATTGGCTGGATCAGGAATTTCAGCCGTAGCCCATTTCCATCTACAAATATTTATTAAGCTAAGAGACGCTGCTTGCAGCGTCTCTTTATTGTTTGTTTCCTTTTCACCATCCCCCATTCACCACCCACGGGTTTTTACAGCTCGCAATACCGGTCAATCCGCTTGGCGATCACGGCTAGACTGTCGGCCCAGAACTTCTTGTCGCGAATGTCGATCCCAAATCGGGCAGCCAGTTCCGCAGCCGGTGCTTCACCGGTGCTGGAAAGCAGCTTCTTATAATCCGGGACAAAATCAGCCCCGCGTTCCTTATAGATCGCATAAAGGCCGATCCCAAACAGCATCCCAAAAGCATAGGGGAAGTTATAGAAGGACAATCCCGCTGAATAATAATGCGGTTTCCAGGTCCACATATAGTTGTGGCGGAAGTCCGGGTCCAGTCCTTCACCGTAAGTCGCTTCCTGAGCCTTATCCATAATCTCGCAAAGCTCATCTGCGCTCAATTCAGCCTTCTCGCGCCGCTCGAAGACCTCTTTCTCAAACAGGAAACGGGAATAAATATCTACAATCACCTGCGAATCGCCGATGAGAGCTGTTTCCAGCAAAGCCAGTTCCTCATCAGGGTCCGTAACGCTTTCCAAAATGGCGTTGAAGACGATCGTCTCGCACATGATCGAAGCGGTCTCAGCCATGGTCATCGGGGTCTGCTGCTGCAGCATGGTTTTATCCGCCTGGAACATATTGAAGTTGTGATAGCCGTGACCCAGCTCGTGGGCAATGGTCATCACCTGATCCAGCGTGCCATCAAAATTGCACAAGACCCGGGACTCTTTCACTGCCGGCACAGGCATACAGAATGCGCCGCCGCGCTTCCCGGAGCGCTGCTCCGCGTCAATCCAGTTCTTATCAAAGGCGCCTTTGGCGAAATCACGCAGCTCGTCGGAGAAGGTGCCAAAATTCTTGAGGATAAATTCCCGGGCCTCATCAAAACTGAAGGTCATCTCAGATTTGCCCACCGGGGCAAAAAGGTTCCACCAGGGCAGCGCTTCCTGACCAAAGCGGGCAGCCTTGGCCTTGAAGTATCGGCGGAAGGTCGGGAAAGACTCTTCCATCGCTTCCATCATCGCTTCCAGGGTTTCCCGGTCAATCCGGGCTTGATCCAAAGGTTCCGCCAGGGCGTCCACACGGTCACGATGGTCGTTGAGTGTATTCACCCAACCCTTGATCCCATTCATACATGCGGCCAGCGGCTCCTTCAGTTCTTCCCAGGCAGCCATCTCGGCTTCATACGCCCTGCGGCGCACATTCTCATCCGGGTGCCCATGCAAGTTGATCAATGCAGGCATCGGCAGGGATTGGATCTCGCCATCCAGGTCAAAATCCACACTCTTTTGTGAGGTCACAGTCCCTTGCAGCTTTGACCACGCGTTTGCACCAGAAAGGCTCAGTTCTGTGGCAAGGACTTCTTCCTTCTCACTCATCAGATACTGGCTTTGTTCAGCAATTTCAGTAACTGGGAAAGTGTGCTCGCCGGCAGAATTGCCCAGGGCAAGTACCTCAGGCAGCTTGTCCTTGAAGGTGCCCAACCAGGCTTCCAGCCCAACATTGACTTTTTGCAAGCCCACGATCACCTGATCAAACTTGGAATCGATCTGCAAAGCTTCCTTATTATAGGAATCGGTGGTTAAGAACGATTGAATATAGGCCCCTATGGTGATAGCCTTGAGCAGGATGGCATTCAACTTGTCCACCCCCGTGCTGATCGCCAGGTTGATTTCCTCATTTGGTGATCCAGGGGTAACTTTTTTCAGTTCTTCATCATAGACACGCTTAAGTTCAGCGCTGGCATCCTTCACCCAGGCAATATCAGCAGCTAATTCTGCAGAGCCCAGGCTAGTGTACACATTAGAGAGGTCCCAATGGGGAGGGGTTTTTGGCATAAATTTCTCCTTTTCCATTCTTCAAAAAACCAAAGGTTCAATCGCCTCATTATAAGATAAAATCAGTTCCTACGTCCAGGCTGGCAAGCAAGAACCGCAAAAAGGTATAATAATCCCAAACTAATTACCAACACATTGAGTCAGCTCCGTGCAGCTGGCATCTGAAAGGATCGTATGGCGTTTCGAATCACCTCTGAATGGCTCATTGACCTTCCCGACGATTTTGAAAAAAGGGTCGAGGAAGATAAACTGGTCTTTTGGAAAACAGGCATCACTATCATCATTGCGGCCTTCCGCATCTCTGAAGGCACGGATAAACTGGAACTGTTAAACCAGGTTCAAATTAAGATCCCCGAAAACGCACTGGAGAAACTGGTCTCTACTAAAGGGGAAATCGTCGGTCTGGGCTACACCCAACTTCAAAAGGTCCAGAATGAAAATGACCGCCTCTCCCTCATCACCTTCACCGCCAGCGACACCTCCTTCTTACAGGTTGCCTTCTATCTCGACAACCCCAACGACCTGGATTGGGCCAAGAAAGTCTGGGAGAAGATCATCTTCCTGCCCCAAAACGAGGAAGCTGCCCAGGAATAGCCTTCTCATGTGTAGGTTTATCAATAAAATAAATACGTAGCTTAATTATATCAATAATCTTATTGTTTTTCATTAGTATTATCCAAAATGACTTTAATTTATGCTATAATCCATTTAGGATTATTTAAATCAAGGAATTAAGGTCAATAACGAAAGGAATTCTAATGAAAACCGAGACACGCTCGATTGAAAGCTTCGACAAGATCAACTTCAAGGACTTCGGCACACTGATCCTGACCCAGGGGGAGCAGGAATCACTGACCATTGAAGCTGATGACGACCTGATGGACGACCTGATCTCAGAAGTCCGGGATGGCACCCTTTATCTTGGCATGGATGAAGATTGGATCTCCAGGATAGGCAAACTTGTCTCAACCGTATTCTCAACCTCCAACCATAAAGTGACCTACTATCTGACATTCGTCTCTCTTCAGAAGATCAACGCCAGCGGGAAGTGCAACCTGAAATGCGATTCCCTCAAGGCCGACACATTGAAGGTCAACATCTCCGGTTACGGCAATATGAATATCGATCAGCTGGAAGCCAACGCCGTAAAGATCAATATCAGCGGCCGGGGAGATGTCAAAGCGGCCGGCGCCGTTGAAGAACAGATAATTAATGTCTCCGGCTCCGGTGACTATCAAGCGCCTGATCTGAGCAGCCAAAACACCAAAATTTCAATCTCAGGCCAGGGTGACGCCACCCTGCGGGTGGAAGAAAGCCTGAATATTACCATTTCTGGCGTGGGTAATGTAAAATATTATGGAAGGCCCAAACTCCGCCAGGTGATTAGCGGCTTGGGCAAATCCAAAAGGATCGACGACGAATAAAAAAGTGGATCACCAGAAAGGGGCCAAATGTCAAACGAGTTCAAAATTGAAAGAAAAGCCTCAGATATATTCCATCCAAAATCGTCTGAAGAGGCCTGGCAGGCGATTAAGGAAAAACGCGACCTGACAGGTGCTGACCTGCAAGGGTTAAATCTGGAAGACCTCAATGCCAGCGGTGCAATTCTGCGCAAGACCAACCTGAAAGGGCTAACCCTCACCCACGGGCTGCTGACGAACCCGAACTTCTATCGCTCTGCGGCTCACCAGGCGAACTTCCAGCATACCGTCATGCTCAATCCCGATCTTGTCCGGGCGGATTTCCTTGGCGCTGATTTTAGCGACGGTGGCCTGATCGGTGCAGATGCGCGCGAAGCTCAGTTTATGAATGCCAACCTTCGAAATGCCGGCTTGATTGGCGGCGATTACAGCCAAACGGATTTTACAGGCGCCACTCTGGCCAATGCCTGGCTGACGGGGATCAATGTGGAAGGTGCAAACTTCACCGGTGTGGACACCACCGGCACCAGAGCCTATGGGATCGACTGGTCAACAGCCAAAGTGCCGCCAGCCATCCTGCCTGCCCCAATCATCCAACTGCCCAAATGGGCCTGGGCTGCCCTGGCAGGCAGCGTCATTGGAGTGATTGGCGTGCTGATCTATTCCATTTCCCGCCGCCAACACAAATCCGCAGCCTAGTGGATTTGGAAACAATAAAAATACCGGCTTTCCTCAATCAAGAAGGAAAGCCGGTTCTAATTTAATGAACATTCTCGCTAAAGGGAATCTACTGCCTGTTTGAGCTTGGTGGCAGTTTCATGCAACTGCTGCCTGCCAGGCGTGGCCCGTTCATAGGATTCGAGATTGAGATTAAAGCCATCCTCTTCAAACCGCGGGAAGACATGCAAATGGACATGACCCACATCCTGTCCGGCGGCTTTTCCATCCGCAATAAGCAAATTAACGCCCTCACAATGCAGCTCGCTGGCCCGTAAAGCCTTATCCATCAGCTGTCCGACCCGCATCGTTTGAGCGGCGTCTTCCGGTGATAGCTCGACCAGCGATTCGGCATGCGCCTTCGGGACCACCAATACATGCCCCGGATTTATCGGCTGGATATCCAGAAATGCAATCGTTTTTTCATCTTCATAAACAACACTGGCCGGCAATTCCCCAGATGCTATTCTGCAGAATATACACATTTTCTAATTCACCTCAAAATTTTTTCTTATAAAGTCTGCCTACTCGATTTTTCCTATTGATCTTTTTAATCGAGCATTAAATTAATTTATCACAGATTATTCCCAAATTAGAATAAGGAACAAAAAACAAAGATACAAATGCTTATTTGTCCATTTTAAACGATTTACATCCATATTGATGGTGTAGTCCTGTCATTTTTCAGCAGTAATCCATCACCATCTCAAAATCCATGGGCTGGCGTGTATTACCCTGTAATCGAACAGGGTACTGTATCCTGATGTTAGTCATCCTTATTGAGGGAGAATTAGTTTACTACTTCAGTAGCGCAGATGGCATCAGTCTCGATATCACAATAAAGCTGGTTCAGATACTCCAGCCGTTCCATATTGGCATCCCGCAGACAAGTCTGCTCGTCAACGCCATCCTCGTCGGCATCGGCGTTCAAATCACTGAGAAGGTCACAATCTGCATCACGGGAATCTTCCCAGTTCATTTGGCTTTCAACCAACTTGATCCGAAGTTCCGAATCCGTCGTCAGGGCCAGAATATCTTCTAACTTTGAATCCAGCAAGGATTGAGAGGCCTCAACAGCCTGCGCAAGGCATGTCTGTTGGTCTTCAATGGAGTCATCTGAGCAATCTGGTACATCCACAACCGATTCAACCTGTGACACATTAGCCATATTGGATTGAATTGAGGCCGGATCATCAGTATTATTGTTTTTCTGGGAAAAGAAAAAGGCACAACTCATTAACGTTGCGATGATCGTCAGAAAGGAAATGTTCTGCATATGGCGGCGCATGGTTAACTCTCCTAAACCAGATAGAGGCCCGCATTCCGCGTGCCTGTACCCGAGTTACTCCTATTGAGAGTCCGCCAACCAAAATTGATCATAAATATTGTTCCTAGGACGATTCTATTCTGTAAAACCAGCCAAAAACAGCCTGGGCTGGAAATTGGATGTATTATAACCCTATTTTCGCAAAACCCAAAATGGCTAAAAGGGCACGCCCTGGGAAAAAGCCCACATGCTTTATGTAAAAACTGAGACACCATAAGGTTAATATCCCGTCAATATTTTCACCTGCAAATCATATCTTGATGAATCTATGATATGATGTTTTTGAAATTTATGATTGCGTTTGTAAGGAGTTGTGTGGATGAAAACCCTTTTCCTAATGCGGCATGCGAAATCAAGTTGGAAAGATGACAGCCTTGAGGATCATGAACGACCGCTTAAGAAACGCGGGAAGAAAGATATCAAATTGATCGCAAAGGTAATGAAGAAAAGCGATCTAAAACCTGAGCTGATCATCACATCTTCTGCGGTTCGTGCCAAGGAAACTGCCGAACTTTTAGCTGAAGCTCTCGGGTACAAAGGCAAGATCAACACCTCAGATGAACTTTATATGGGTGAACCCTCAGACTATTTGAAGATTCTGCAGGGCATCAAAGAAAAATATAATTCGGTGTTGTTTGTCGGTCACAACCCCGGACTCGAAGCCTATTTGCAAATCATTGATGGTGAGATTGAATCCCTCCCCACCGGCGGTTTAGGTTACCTGATGTTGGCTGTGGATGAATGGGATGAAATTACCATTGAGACGATGGGTGATTTGGTCGGTTTTTGGAAGCCCAAAGACCTCCGCGAAGACAAATAATCCCCCTTGTCACCCCCAAATAAAACAAAAATCCCCAAAACGGGGATTTTTTATTTTTTCCAAATTTAAATTAAAAAGAGACGTTGTTTCCAACGTCTCTTTCATATATCTTGTGTTGTTACGATTAGAGCATCCCATTCACCAGAGCCAGGAGCAGCCCACCGGCGATCACGCTGCCCAATTGACCGGCAGTGTTGGCGCCCATTGCGTGCATCAGGATAAAGTTCTCGAAATCCTCTTCCTGAGCCATCTTGGCTGAAAGCCGTCCGGCCATCGGGAAGGCGCTGATCCCACAAGCACCAATGAGAGGGTTGATCTTGTGCCCGCTCATCACAGACATCAACTTCCCAAACAGCAAACCCATCACCGTATCCAGAACAAAGGCGATCAGGCCCAGGCCCAGGATCATCAGGGTTTGGACATTTATGAATGATTCAGCCTTCATGGTTGCGCCGATCGCCAGGCCAAGGAACAGCGTGGAGATATTGATGATCTCGTTCTGCGCAGCCTTGCTCAACCGGTCCACCACTAAGCTTTCCCGCAGCAGGTTCCCCAGCATCAGCGATGCAATCAGGGGCGCCGCATCCGGGGCCACAAGGCTAACCACCAGGGTAACGAAGATCGGGAAAACCACCAGTGTCAACCGGGAGACTGGCTTTGGGGCATATTCCATCCGGATCATACGTTCCTTGCGGGTGGTCAGCAGTTTCATGATCGGCGGCTGAATGATCGGGATCAGACTCATATAAGAATAAGCTGCCACTGCAATCGGGCCCAGCATTTCCGGGGCCAGCTTGCTGCCCACAAAAATGGCCGTAGGACCATCAATCGCGCCAATCACGCCGATTGAAGCGGCCTGCGGCAGGTCAAAGCCCAACAGCAGGGCCAAAAGCAGCGTGCCGTAAATCCCGAATTGGCCCGCCGCGCCCAGCAGCACCATCTTGGGCTGAGCCAGCAGGGGACTGAAGTCGATCATAGCGCCAACGCCAACAAAGATCAGCAGCGGGAAAAGTTCAGTCTTTATCCCAGCCTCGTAGATCACCTTCATAAAGCCCACATCAGTGGACATGCCAATATTGGCCATAATACAGCCAAAGCCAATCGGCAACAATAGAACCGGTTCATATTCCTTGATCACTGCCAGAGCAATCAGGACCAGACCCACCAGGATCATCACTGCATTGCCCCAGGTGAAATTGGTAAATCCCCGGGTTATTTCTTCGATCAAATAGGTAAAATCCATTGGCTCGCTCCCCTACCCACCGTAGGTCATCAGGACTTGCCCGTGGCTGACCTGATCGCCAACTGCTACCTCGACTGAGCCGATCACACCATCCCGTCCACTGCAAATGGCGTTTTTCATCTTCATTGCTTCCAGGGTGCAGAGTTCCTGCCCCTTGGTAACCTTATCGCCAGGCTTGACGGCAATCGCCACGATCACACCCGGCAGCGGTGCCACTAATGACGATCCGCCAGCATTTTGTGGTTTGGCAGGTGCCGCTGCGCTGGCGACCACCTGTTCAGGGGCTGCCATTGCCGGCGCTGATGCAGGTCCTGAGGTATCGGCTTCCGGCCAGACCTCAAAACGTTCACCATCAATCACGGCGATCACAGGCCGGGCATGGATATCTTCAACATCAACCTGGTAAGTTTGACCATCTATCACGACTTTAATCATCATGGAGTTTTCCTCTATCTACTTTTCTTCCAGTTGCCGGGCACGGTGAACCGCCTGCCAGGGGCTTAGATTTCCCTGGTCACTCTGAGCAGCGCTTTGAAGTTTCCTGCCGCCGCTCATCGCCATCGCCAAAGACACAGCCACCGCCGCTGCGGCAGCTCGTCGCTGACCTTCTGCGTTTTCCAATTCAGGCTCCAGGGGTTCATCCGTCTGGGTTGGGAGCGATTCTTCGGTTGGCTTGCGCTTCTTTCCGGAGGTCACCCTCATCATCAGCGCCATCAACCCCCAAAGGAAGATGATGACGACGAACACCAAACCCATGCCAATACCGGTGATCAACAATCCTTGTTCAATAACAGTCATTGAGTTCCCTCTCAGACCGGCATATTGCCGTGTTTGCGGGCAGGATGTGTCTCGGTTTTATTGCCAATCGCCCGCAATGCTTTGATGATCATCCAGCGGGTCTCGGCAGGTTCGATCACATCATCCACATAACCGGCCTTGGCCGCAGCATAAGGTGTGAGATGCTTCTGGCGATATTCCGCCTCGAGGCGTTCTCTTTCGGCTTGAGGATCTTCTGCTTCTTTCAATTCTCGGCGATAGAGGATGTTGGTTGCGCCTTCAGCACCCATCACAGCAATTTCAGCACTCGGCCAGGCATAGTAGACGTCCGTGCCAAGGAATTTGCTGCTCATCACAACATAGGCCCCACCATAAGCTTTGCGGGTCACCACGCTGATCTTGGGCACATTCGCCTCGGAATAGGCATAGAGTACCTTGGCGCCGTGGCGGATGATTCCGCCATGTTCCTGGCTGACACCAGGCAGGAAGCCGGGCGAGTCGATGAAGGTCACAATCGGTAAATTGAAAGCATCGCAGAAGCGGACAAAGCGTGAAATCTTATCCGCTGCGTTAATATCCACCACACCCGCCATTACGCTGGGTTCCTGGGCCACAATTCCGACCGCATAACCCTCAAAGCGGGCAAAGCCGACAATTGCGTTACGGGCAAAGCCGGACTGAATTTCCAGGAAGGTTCCCTGGTCCACAACTGCTTCGATTGCCGTGTGCATGTTATAGGGCGTCCCCGGGTCCACCGGCACCAATTCATTCAGTGCAGGCACTAATCGGGCGGGATCGTCATTGGTCTCCACATAAGGTGGATTCTCAACATTGTTGCCAGGCAAATAGCTCAACAGATAACGAGCCATCTTCAGAGCGCTCTCTTCGTCCTTGGTCACCAAGTGAGCGGTGCCGCTCTCGTTCAGGTGCACTTGCGCACCACCGAGGGACTCAAAATCAGTCTCTTCACCTGTAACTGTTTTAATAACTTGCGGGCCAGTGAGGAACATGAAAGACTGCTTATCGACCATAATGATCATATCGGTCATCGCAGGGGAATAAGCTGCGCCGCCGGCACAAGGCCCAAGGATCAGGCTGATTTGGGGAACAACGCCGGAATATTGGGCATTTCGCTTGAAAATTTCAGCATATCCACCCAGGCTCTTGACGCCTTCCTGGATCCGGGCGCCGCCGGAATCAATCAGGCCGACGATCGGGCTTCCATTAGCGGCTGCCAAATCCATCACCCTGCAGATCTTGCGGCTGTGCATTTCGCCCAGCGCACCACCCTGAACGGTGAAGTCCTGAGCATAGACATAAACTGTCCGCCCATCCACTGTGCCATAGCCGGTCACAACACCGTCGCCCATGGTTTGATCACCATCGGGGTCATTCTGTTGAACGGTAAAGGCTTCCAACTCGGTAAAGCTGCCCTCATCCAACAGGATTGCCAGCCGCTCTCGGGCAGTCAGCTTTCCTTTGGCATGTTGGCGGTCAATCCGGTCTTGCCCACCGCCTTGTTGAGCTTTGGCGCGCATTTCGCGCAGCTCTTCAATTCGGGGATCCACGTTTGCCATATCTCTCCTTAATAGTTTATGAGTTCGCTTCGAAAGTGCAATTATAACATTATCAACCTTAAAATATTCCACAAGTGCTAAGTATCAGGTTAGCGTTTGCCAGTCATCAGGTCTGCCAAAAAAAAGCAGAGACTATTATTCATAATCCCTGCTTGATTTTCATCAATGGGTCCCAGCCTTACTTATTGACCCAGGTACCCATAAAACAGCTGGTGACCAAAAGCAATAAAGGCCACCCGGTCAATGCCAATGTAAAAGGCCGTTGCTGTCGGGTCTTCCACCTCATAGATCCCAAATGACGGCCGCAGCATCTGGTGCAGGCGGAAAGTTTGCGAAAATTGGAAGATGTCGCCGCTGTTCGAATCCAACATGCTGATCGTCTGGTCAG
This Chloroflexota bacterium DNA region includes the following protein-coding sequences:
- a CDS encoding OadG family protein, coding for MTVIEQGLLITGIGMGLVFVVIIFLWGLMALMMRVTSGKKRKPTEESLPTQTDEPLEPELENAEGQRRAAAAAVAVSLAMAMSGGRKLQSAAQSDQGNLSPWQAVHRARQLEEK
- a CDS encoding M3 family oligoendopeptidase, producing the protein MPKTPPHWDLSNVYTSLGSAELAADIAWVKDASAELKRVYDEELKKVTPGSPNEEINLAISTGVDKLNAILLKAITIGAYIQSFLTTDSYNKEALQIDSKFDQVIVGLQKVNVGLEAWLGTFKDKLPEVLALGNSAGEHTFPVTEIAEQSQYLMSEKEEVLATELSLSGANAWSKLQGTVTSQKSVDFDLDGEIQSLPMPALINLHGHPDENVRRRAYEAEMAAWEELKEPLAACMNGIKGWVNTLNDHRDRVDALAEPLDQARIDRETLEAMMEAMEESFPTFRRYFKAKAARFGQEALPWWNLFAPVGKSEMTFSFDEAREFILKNFGTFSDELRDFAKGAFDKNWIDAEQRSGKRGGAFCMPVPAVKESRVLCNFDGTLDQVMTIAHELGHGYHNFNMFQADKTMLQQQTPMTMAETASIMCETIVFNAILESVTDPDEELALLETALIGDSQVIVDIYSRFLFEKEVFERREKAELSADELCEIMDKAQEATYGEGLDPDFRHNYMWTWKPHYYSAGLSFYNFPYAFGMLFGIGLYAIYKERGADFVPDYKKLLSSTGEAPAAELAARFGIDIRDKKFWADSLAVIAKRIDRYCEL
- a CDS encoding DUF1311 domain-containing protein, whose product is MRRHMQNISFLTIIATLMSCAFFFSQKNNNTDDPASIQSNMANVSQVESVVDVPDCSDDSIEDQQTCLAQAVEASQSLLDSKLEDILALTTDSELRIKLVESQMNWEDSRDADCDLLSDLNADADEDGVDEQTCLRDANMERLEYLNQLYCDIETDAICATEVVN
- a CDS encoding arsenate reductase ArsC, whose product is MTADSPTKVLFLCTGNSCRSQMAEAWLRELGGDDFTVYSAGLEPHGVNPNTIIVMEELGIDMNSHRSKQLDEYIGQVDFDYLITVCGNADERCPYFPGMGIRMHWPFQDPAVFEGPEDEKLDFFRKVRDQIKGKIQNWLDQEFQP
- a CDS encoding pentapeptide repeat-containing protein, translating into MSNEFKIERKASDIFHPKSSEEAWQAIKEKRDLTGADLQGLNLEDLNASGAILRKTNLKGLTLTHGLLTNPNFYRSAAHQANFQHTVMLNPDLVRADFLGADFSDGGLIGADAREAQFMNANLRNAGLIGGDYSQTDFTGATLANAWLTGINVEGANFTGVDTTGTRAYGIDWSTAKVPPAILPAPIIQLPKWAWAALAGSVIGVIGVLIYSISRRQHKSAA
- a CDS encoding HIT family protein is translated as MCIFCRIASGELPASVVYEDEKTIAFLDIQPINPGHVLVVPKAHAESLVELSPEDAAQTMRVGQLMDKALRASELHCEGVNLLIADGKAAGQDVGHVHLHVFPRFEEDGFNLNLESYERATPGRQQLHETATKLKQAVDSL
- a CDS encoding DUF2807 domain-containing protein, coding for MKTETRSIESFDKINFKDFGTLILTQGEQESLTIEADDDLMDDLISEVRDGTLYLGMDEDWISRIGKLVSTVFSTSNHKVTYYLTFVSLQKINASGKCNLKCDSLKADTLKVNISGYGNMNIDQLEANAVKINISGRGDVKAAGAVEEQIINVSGSGDYQAPDLSSQNTKISISGQGDATLRVEESLNITISGVGNVKYYGRPKLRQVISGLGKSKRIDDE
- a CDS encoding M48 family metallopeptidase, which produces MKIDQIIRSNRRSISLEIHPDGKLVVRAPKIATNAQIQALVNRKADWIAKNQAKATSRYGDLKPKTFSAGETFWYLGEQYPLQFTNRQRPPLELDGAFMLARTAQERAKEVFIAWYREETRQITSHFIDTYSKQYGFKVKGVRITSAKTRWGSCSANHTLNFTYRLSMAPIEVVEYVVVHELAHLKVRNHSKDFWNLVGQLKPDYKTNRRWLKENGVRLTLE
- a CDS encoding histidine phosphatase family protein, producing the protein MKTLFLMRHAKSSWKDDSLEDHERPLKKRGKKDIKLIAKVMKKSDLKPELIITSSAVRAKETAELLAEALGYKGKINTSDELYMGEPSDYLKILQGIKEKYNSVLFVGHNPGLEAYLQIIDGEIESLPTGGLGYLMLAVDEWDEITIETMGDLVGFWKPKDLREDK
- a CDS encoding sodium ion-translocating decarboxylase subunit beta, producing the protein MDFTYLIEEITRGFTNFTWGNAVMILVGLVLIALAVIKEYEPVLLLPIGFGCIMANIGMSTDVGFMKVIYEAGIKTELFPLLIFVGVGAMIDFSPLLAQPKMVLLGAAGQFGIYGTLLLALLLGFDLPQAASIGVIGAIDGPTAIFVGSKLAPEMLGPIAVAAYSYMSLIPIIQPPIMKLLTTRKERMIRMEYAPKPVSRLTLVVFPIFVTLVVSLVAPDAAPLIASLMLGNLLRESLVVDRLSKAAQNEIINISTLFLGLAIGATMKAESFINVQTLMILGLGLIAFVLDTVMGLLFGKLMSVMSGHKINPLIGACGISAFPMAGRLSAKMAQEEDFENFILMHAMGANTAGQLGSVIAGGLLLALVNGML
- a CDS encoding biotin/lipoyl-binding protein, with product MMIKVVIDGQTYQVDVEDIHARPVIAVIDGERFEVWPEADTSGPASAPAMAAPEQVVASAAAPAKPQNAGGSSLVAPLPGVIVAIAVKPGDKVTKGQELCTLEAMKMKNAICSGRDGVIGSVEVAVGDQVSHGQVLMTYGG
- a CDS encoding acyl-CoA carboxylase subunit beta, producing MANVDPRIEELREMRAKAQQGGGQDRIDRQHAKGKLTARERLAILLDEGSFTELEAFTVQQNDPDGDQTMGDGVVTGYGTVDGRTVYVYAQDFTVQGGALGEMHSRKICRVMDLAAANGSPIVGLIDSGGARIQEGVKSLGGYAEIFKRNAQYSGVVPQISLILGPCAGGAAYSPAMTDMIIMVDKQSFMFLTGPQVIKTVTGEETDFESLGGAQVHLNESGTAHLVTKDEESALKMARYLLSYLPGNNVENPPYVETNDDPARLVPALNELVPVDPGTPYNMHTAIEAVVDQGTFLEIQSGFARNAIVGFARFEGYAVGIVAQEPSVMAGVVDINAADKISRFVRFCDAFNLPIVTFIDSPGFLPGVSQEHGGIIRHGAKVLYAYSEANVPKISVVTRKAYGGAYVVMSSKFLGTDVYYAWPSAEIAVMGAEGATNILYRRELKEAEDPQAERERLEAEYRQKHLTPYAAAKAGYVDDVIEPAETRWMIIKALRAIGNKTETHPARKHGNMPV